In Calditrichota bacterium, a single window of DNA contains:
- a CDS encoding segregation/condensation protein A: MYKIKLQNFEGPLDLLLFLINKNEVDIYDIPIALITRQYLDTIQLMQQLDLDIAGDFIVMAATLMHIKAHMLIPTAPLENEEEIVDPRQELVDRLIEYRKYKTIAHTLEEKEAVFRTMIPKVPQEFDFSDFPSEEVSLGNVTLFDLVYAFNQALKRFKEKPDHQVIVDQISVDDQIHYIREFMKSREQITFQELIEPLKRKLVVIATFLAILEMIKQQEIVVKQTLPFSEIWIFRPHLQN, from the coding sequence ATGTACAAAATAAAACTTCAAAATTTTGAAGGCCCGTTGGATCTGCTTCTGTTTTTAATCAATAAAAATGAAGTGGATATTTACGATATTCCAATTGCGCTTATTACGCGGCAGTATTTGGATACCATTCAGCTCATGCAGCAATTGGATCTGGATATTGCAGGCGATTTTATCGTAATGGCGGCTACCTTGATGCACATCAAAGCTCACATGCTGATTCCGACGGCTCCTTTGGAAAACGAGGAGGAAATCGTTGACCCGCGCCAGGAATTGGTAGATCGCCTTATCGAATATCGGAAGTATAAGACCATTGCCCACACACTGGAGGAGAAAGAAGCGGTTTTCCGGACCATGATCCCGAAGGTACCTCAGGAATTTGATTTCAGCGATTTTCCTTCTGAAGAGGTGTCTCTCGGAAATGTAACCCTTTTTGATCTGGTTTATGCCTTTAATCAGGCACTCAAGCGGTTCAAGGAAAAACCGGATCACCAGGTTATTGTTGATCAGATTTCCGTGGATGATCAAATCCATTATATTCGGGAGTTTATGAAATCCCGCGAGCAGATAACGTTTCAGGAATTGATAGAGCCCCTTAAAAGAAAGTTGGTGGTGATTGCCACATTTTTGGCCATTTTGGAAATGATCAAACAGCAGGAGATTGTGGTCAAACAAACCCTGCCGTTTTCGGAAATCTGGATTTTCAGGCCCCATCTTCAGAATTAG
- the scpB gene encoding SMC-Scp complex subunit ScpB, producing MDEIELQRIVEALLFSSDKPLPAKHISQILNISEKNVVDSIDALNRLYDARAFKIIRVAGGFQMVTKPDYYGWIRQLYKTRSRNRLSRAALETLAVIAYKQPVSRVEVEHIRGVNSDGVIGTLLERNLITIKGRAEAVGRPLLYGTTDEFLRYFGLNDLSDLPKESEIEALLKDKEAQEEADADDLNREVAGRNESGKETDDSTE from the coding sequence ATGGACGAAATTGAATTGCAACGCATCGTTGAGGCGTTACTTTTTTCTTCAGACAAACCGCTGCCAGCCAAACACATATCCCAGATTTTGAATATCTCTGAAAAAAATGTTGTGGACTCTATTGATGCACTGAACCGTCTGTATGACGCCCGAGCGTTCAAAATTATCCGGGTGGCAGGGGGATTTCAGATGGTCACTAAACCGGATTATTACGGCTGGATTCGCCAGTTGTACAAAACCCGGAGCCGGAACCGATTGTCCCGTGCGGCACTGGAGACGCTGGCCGTTATTGCCTACAAGCAGCCGGTCAGTCGGGTGGAGGTGGAACACATTCGCGGGGTCAATTCGGACGGTGTTATCGGGACTCTTCTGGAGAGAAATCTCATTACCATCAAAGGACGTGCCGAGGCCGTGGGGCGCCCGTTACTTTACGGAACAACGGATGAATTTTTGCGCTATTTTGGGTTGAACGACCTTTCCGATCTTCCAAAAGAATCCGAAATTGAGGCCCTGTTAAAGGACAAAGAGGCGCAGGAGGAGGCAGATGCCGACGATTTGAATCGGGAAGTCGCCGGGCGAAATGAATCAGGAAAAGAGACCGATGATTCGACTGAATAA
- a CDS encoding rRNA pseudouridine synthase has product MIRLNKFIANAGVCSRRKADEWIQQGRVRVNGETVTHLGIQIDPENDRIEIDGNPIVLPQKEIIILFNKPKECLTTVSDPFRRKTVLDYVRVPYRIYPVGRLDYDTEGVLLLTNSGELAYRLTHPKYEIDKVYLVTLEKPVTSDMLLSLEKGVEIAPGRVVSGRVEKRSSHRIELTIHQGMKHQVKRMVQAVGNRVVALKRIRLGALHLGSLKPGEWRFLNTEEISQLKKTVRLPWK; this is encoded by the coding sequence ATGATTCGACTGAATAAATTTATCGCCAACGCCGGTGTATGTTCGCGTCGGAAAGCCGACGAGTGGATTCAACAGGGACGGGTGCGTGTGAACGGAGAAACGGTTACCCATCTGGGCATCCAAATTGATCCGGAAAATGACCGGATTGAGATTGATGGTAACCCAATTGTACTTCCTCAAAAGGAAATCATCATTCTGTTCAATAAGCCGAAAGAGTGTTTGACGACGGTTTCAGACCCCTTCCGTCGAAAAACCGTGTTGGATTATGTACGCGTGCCCTATCGTATTTACCCGGTTGGTCGTTTGGATTACGACACCGAAGGAGTGCTTCTTCTTACCAATTCAGGAGAACTGGCCTATCGCTTAACCCACCCCAAATATGAAATTGACAAGGTTTATCTGGTCACACTTGAAAAACCGGTTACGTCCGACATGCTGCTTTCTCTGGAAAAAGGGGTTGAAATTGCTCCGGGGCGTGTGGTTTCCGGCCGTGTCGAAAAACGATCGTCGCATCGAATCGAACTGACCATTCACCAGGGGATGAAACATCAGGTGAAGCGCATGGTTCAGGCCGTTGGTAATCGGGTGGTGGCCCTCAAGCGCATTCGCCTGGGAGCATTGCACCTGGGTTCTTTGAAACCCGGTGAATGGCGGTTTCTAAATACAGAAGAAATCTCGCAACTCAAAAAAACAGTGAGGTTACCATGGAAATAA